A genomic stretch from Kribbella amoyensis includes:
- a CDS encoding phage holin family protein yields the protein MARLGGARPAFRLGDLGRVLVTWIGAALALGFADAVLSGLRFSSIGQILLASAATLVVGAVVRPLLVVASAAIGWLAVLLLAIFGQALILAAALWVIPGIEASSFGVVLAAAWIASIVCTVLAWLLTSGTPEAFTAALVRRARRRRQAVEDPDVPGVVFVQLDGVPYPMLRWCLLASTLPTVSRWVRDRGYHLVEWTPRLPATTPASQLGILHGTIDGIPAFRWYDRGTGKVLVANRVADATVIEERASDGQGLLAGGGVSVSNLFSGDAERSLLTMSRMELSRGSADTRRRVAWYLARPDGFAGSLSGAIAEVARERFQARRQRRNDIRPRVHRGWVFAGLRAVTNVVLRDLNTALVAEEMLRGTKAIYVDYVDYDEVAHHAGVLRPESLATLDKLDRTLACLEELAAEAPRPYRIVVLSDHGQSQGETFADRYGLDLAGLCARLTEANVEAVEKPVEGWGRLEGLLDDLSGSKGTGPRIARNVAERVHHQTDLPDVATGSELIVLGSGNLGLICVPGDRRLTFEEISRRWPALIPGLAEHGGIGFVAVLSAEHGPLVVGARGVHVLETGTVTGDDPLAPFGERARLDVLRVVRMPEAPDLYVNSAVDPETGEVAAFEGLVGCHGGLGGWQDRAMVLAPPDLRLPDERIVGADALHHVLVGYLEDLGTRKPRTTAAQDFRPTDAGQSVASRARHGPVILDNDSRKGTR from the coding sequence GTGGCTCGCCTGGGCGGCGCCCGGCCGGCGTTCCGCCTGGGCGACCTGGGGCGTGTCCTGGTCACCTGGATCGGGGCCGCCCTGGCGCTCGGGTTCGCGGACGCGGTGCTGAGTGGTCTGCGGTTCAGTTCGATCGGCCAGATTCTCCTCGCCTCGGCGGCCACCTTGGTGGTGGGCGCGGTGGTGCGTCCACTGCTCGTGGTCGCGAGTGCCGCGATCGGCTGGCTGGCCGTGTTGCTGCTCGCGATCTTCGGGCAGGCTCTCATCCTCGCCGCGGCGCTCTGGGTGATCCCGGGGATCGAGGCGAGCTCGTTCGGTGTCGTACTCGCGGCCGCGTGGATCGCGTCCATCGTCTGCACCGTCCTCGCCTGGCTGCTCACCTCCGGTACGCCGGAGGCCTTCACCGCCGCGTTGGTCCGGCGGGCCCGTCGGCGGCGTCAGGCGGTCGAGGATCCGGACGTTCCCGGGGTCGTGTTCGTGCAGCTCGACGGGGTTCCGTATCCCATGCTCCGCTGGTGTCTGCTGGCCTCGACCCTGCCGACGGTGAGCCGATGGGTCCGTGATCGCGGGTACCACCTGGTCGAGTGGACGCCACGGCTACCGGCGACCACTCCGGCCAGTCAGCTCGGCATCCTGCACGGCACGATCGACGGGATCCCGGCGTTCCGCTGGTACGACCGGGGGACGGGCAAGGTCCTGGTGGCCAACCGGGTCGCGGACGCCACGGTGATCGAGGAGCGCGCATCGGACGGTCAGGGCTTGCTGGCCGGTGGCGGGGTCAGTGTGTCCAACCTGTTCAGCGGGGATGCGGAGCGGTCGTTGCTGACGATGAGCCGGATGGAGCTGAGCCGCGGATCGGCGGACACCCGCCGCCGCGTCGCGTGGTACCTGGCTCGGCCGGACGGGTTCGCGGGCAGTCTGTCGGGCGCGATCGCGGAGGTCGCGCGGGAGCGGTTCCAGGCCCGGCGCCAGCGGCGGAACGACATCCGGCCGCGCGTTCATCGGGGCTGGGTGTTCGCGGGACTGCGCGCGGTGACCAATGTCGTGCTGCGGGATCTCAACACCGCACTCGTCGCCGAGGAGATGCTGCGCGGGACGAAGGCGATCTACGTCGACTACGTGGACTACGACGAGGTCGCGCACCACGCCGGCGTCCTCCGGCCGGAATCCCTGGCCACGTTGGACAAACTCGACCGAACGCTTGCTTGCCTGGAGGAACTGGCCGCCGAGGCACCCCGGCCGTACCGGATCGTGGTGCTGTCCGATCATGGTCAGTCGCAGGGGGAGACGTTCGCCGATCGGTACGGCCTCGACCTCGCCGGCCTCTGTGCCCGGCTGACCGAGGCGAACGTGGAGGCCGTGGAGAAGCCCGTCGAGGGCTGGGGCCGGTTGGAGGGGCTGCTCGACGACCTGTCCGGCTCGAAGGGCACCGGCCCGCGGATCGCGCGGAACGTGGCCGAACGCGTGCACCACCAGACCGATTTGCCCGACGTCGCCACCGGGTCCGAGCTGATCGTGCTGGGCTCGGGAAACCTGGGCCTGATCTGCGTACCGGGTGATCGGCGGCTCACGTTCGAGGAGATCAGCAGGCGCTGGCCGGCCCTGATCCCCGGGCTGGCCGAGCACGGCGGGATCGGGTTCGTCGCCGTCCTCAGCGCCGAACACGGGCCGCTGGTCGTCGGCGCGAGAGGGGTGCACGTGCTCGAGACCGGCACCGTCACCGGCGACGACCCGCTGGCTCCGTTCGGCGAGCGCGCGCGGCTCGACGTCCTGCGGGTGGTGAGGATGCCCGAGGCACCGGATCTGTACGTCAACAGCGCGGTCGATCCGGAGACCGGCGAGGTGGCCGCGTTCGAGGGGCTGGTCGGTTGTCACGGTGGGCTCGGAGGCTGGCAGGACCGGGCGATGGTGCTCGCTCCGCCCGACCTGCGGCTGCCGGACGAGCGGATCGTCGGGGCGGACGCACTGCACCATGTGTTGGTCGGTTACCTGGAAGACCTCGGCACCCGTAAGCCGCGAACCACGGCAGCGCAGGACTTTAGGCCTACAGATGCGGGACAGTCAGTGGCCTCCCGGGCGCGGCACGGACCGGTTATTCTCGATAACGACTCGCGCAAGGGGACGCGGTAA
- a CDS encoding DUF7144 family membrane protein, whose amino-acid sequence MVQETDRSQQPVSGWATGGVTFAATMLVLVGVFQVIAGLVAVIDDEFYVVARGYTFNLDTTAWGWIHLILGALLLVVAWGLYSRQTWAGITALFLAVLSAIDNFFFIPYYPFWSLLVIALDVWVIWALTRPGVIRT is encoded by the coding sequence ATGGTCCAGGAAACCGACAGGTCGCAGCAACCGGTGTCCGGTTGGGCGACCGGCGGAGTCACCTTCGCGGCGACGATGCTCGTGCTGGTCGGCGTCTTCCAGGTGATCGCGGGCCTGGTGGCGGTCATCGACGACGAGTTCTACGTCGTCGCACGCGGGTACACGTTCAATCTCGACACGACCGCCTGGGGCTGGATCCACCTGATCCTCGGCGCCCTGCTGCTGGTGGTCGCGTGGGGGCTGTACTCCCGGCAGACCTGGGCAGGGATCACCGCCCTGTTCCTCGCCGTGCTGAGTGCGATCGACAACTTCTTCTTCATCCCCTACTACCCGTTCTGGTCGTTGCTGGTGATCGCCCTGGATGTCTGGGTGATCTGGGCGTTGACCAGGCCGGGCGTGATCCGCACCTGA